A window of the Anopheles stephensi strain Indian chromosome Y unlocalized genomic scaffold, UCI_ANSTEP_V1.0 chrY30, whole genome shotgun sequence genome harbors these coding sequences:
- the LOC118515204 gene encoding high mobility group B protein 13-like, with product MLQNSAFGTPMLDGKPVLPEIYSHHQTVDKLDIVAEPQQLTIYNNNNADIAYRNSSSILAPPRYAVERSTPTVEHDGWYGRLLDHTNYTRHTPEPAAHDVQPLKTENNTSQRNDEITPNAADGEEVLIGTCQQHMVPHAQTPAEEVTQPQGNIAAAVACRPKKKAGQRRPMNASILFCKRHRSVLKEHYPEENRETTKKLGKWWKNATAKQKKPYQLLAEKNKTKFLDVNPSFRWCKSSTMASCDKNVDDEPVLSKDKTEPMETEPEATLSPDLLEAAQALLSLRGSVEDRRPLTTFKLADDSDMESLNKLCVETRQCGDRADAGQPWKPRYNRVSESDQCSTGVGNVPDQVNDGTESTTRAARSCKAKRYYDFMSHMYPSVQAKRATSSKKTQKAHNDRTSRHRESNTGCLVEPTDVEALNKNLERELDKELMNIPALSIDLFRAIQNNEQNTTEPCHLASGSKATTKIFMRPSSPEATTGYTRSTPENRISVVPSTVQPVPPPATNPVGCRKRKQPREKIIRYVLPRTDQR from the exons ATGCTACAAAACAGTGCCTTCGGGACACCGATGCTGGACGGCAAACCGGTACTGCCTGAGATTTACTCCCATCATCAAACAGTGGACAAACTGGACATCGTCGCAGAACCTCAACAGCTCACGATCTACAACAACAATAATGCGGACATAGCCtatcgcaacagcagcagtatccTCGCACCTCCAAGATATGCCGTCGAGAGATCAACTCCAACCGTCGAACACGATGGCTGGTATGGCCGTCTGTTGGACCATACAAACTACACACGGCACACGCCGGAACCAGCAGCGCACGATGTTCAACCATTAAAGACTGAGAACAATACATCACAGCGCAACGACGAGATTACTCCGAATGCTGCCGATGGTGAGGAGGTGCTTATTGGAACGTGCCAGCAGCACATGGTGCCACACGCCCAAACGCCGGCCGAGGAAGTCACACAACCGCAAGGCAACATCGCGGCTGCTGTGGCGTGCAgaccgaagaagaaggcagGACAGCGGCGGCCAATGAATGCGTCCATCCTTTTTTGTAAACGGCATCGGTCAGTGTTGAAGGAGCACTACCCGGAGGAAAACag GGAAACCACAAAAAAGCTTGgcaaatggtggaaaaatgcaacagcgaaacagaaaaaaccctACCAGCTGCTGGCGGAAAAG AACAAAACTAAGTTTCTGGACGTTAATCCAAGTTTCCGGTGGTGCAAAAGTTCCACCATGGCGTCGTGTGACAAAAACGTTGATGACGAACCAGTTTTGAGTAAAGATAAGACTGAGCCAATGGAGACCGAACCGGAGGCAACCCTATCGCCTGATCTATTGGAGGCGGCCCAAGCTTTGTTGAGCTTGCGTGGAAGCGTCGAGGATCGCCGTCCGCTCACTACGTTCAAGCTGGCGGATGATTCGGACATGGAAAGCTTAAACAAACTTTGCGTCGAAACGCGCCAGTGCGGTGATAGAGCAG ATGCGGGACAGCCTTGGAAGCCACGATACAACCGAGTTTCCGAATCAGATCAATGTTCCACTGGTGTTGGTAATGTCCCAGATCAGGTTAATGATGGTACCGAAAGCACAACTCGTGCTGCTAGGTCTTGTAAGGCCAAGCGATACTATGACTTTATGAGTCATATGTACCCGAGTGTGCAGGCCAAACGTGCCACTAGCTCGAAGAAAACGCAGAAGGCGCACAATGATCGTACCAGTCGGCATCGCGAGTCAAATACGGGATGTCTAGTGGAACCCACAGATGTAGAAGCATTGAACAAAAACCTGGAACGGGAACTAGACAAAGAGCTTATGAACATACCCGCGCTTAGTATCGATCTTTTCCGTGCCATTCAGAACAACGAACAGAACACCACAGAACCCTGCCATCTAGCGTCTGGCTCGAAAGCCACAACAAAGATTTTCATGCGGCCATCGTCTCCGGAAGCTACTACCGGCTATACAAGGTCTACGCCGGAAAACCGGATTTCTGTGGTGCCATCGACCGTGCAACCGGTACCACCGCCAGCCACCAATCCCGTCGGTTGCCGGAAGCGGAAGCAACCGCGAGAAAAAATAATCCGGTATGTCCTACCCAGGACTGACCAAAGATAG
- the LOC118515205 gene encoding high mobility group B protein 13-like yields MLQNSAFGTPMLDGKPVLPEIYSHHQTVDKLDIVAEPQQLTIYNNNNADIAYRNSSSILAPPRYAVERSTPTVEHDGWYGRLLDHTNYTRHTPEPAAHDVQPLKTENNTSQRNDEITPNAADGEEVLIGTCQQHMVPHAQTPAEEVTQPQGNIAAAVACRPKKKAGQRRPMNASILFCKRHRSVLKEHYPEENRETTKKLGKWWKNAKAKQKKPYQLLAEKNKTKFLDVNPSFRWCKSSTMASCDKNVDDEPVLSKVKTEPMETEPEATLSPDLLEAAQALLSLRGSVEDRRPLTTFKLADDSDMESLNKLCVETRQCGDRADAGQPWKPRYNRVSESDQCSTGVGNVPDQVNDGTESTTRAARSCKAKRYYDFMSHMYPSVQAKRATSSKKTQKAHNDRTSRHRESNTGCLVEPTDVEALNKNLERELDKELMNIPALSIDLFRAIQNNEQNTTEPCHLASGSKATTKIFMRPSSPEATTGYTRSTPENRISVVPSTVQPVPPPATNPVGCRKRKQPREKIIRYVLPRTDQR; encoded by the exons ATGCTACAAAACAGTGCCTTCGGGACACCGATGCTGGACGGCAAACCGGTACTGCCTGAGATTTACTCCCATCATCAAACAGTGGACAAACTGGACATCGTCGCAGAACCTCAACAGCTCACGATCTACAACAACAATAATGCGGACATAGCCtatcgcaacagcagcagtatccTCGCACCTCCAAGATATGCCGTCGAGAGATCAACTCCAACCGTCGAACACGATGGCTGGTATGGCCGTCTGTTGGACCATACAAACTACACACGGCACACGCCGGAACCAGCAGCGCACGATGTTCAACCATTAAAGACTGAGAACAATACATCACAGCGCAACGACGAGATTACTCCGAATGCTGCCGATGGTGAGGAGGTGCTTATTGGAACGTGCCAGCAGCACATGGTGCCACACGCCCAAACGCCGGCCGAGGAAGTCACACAACCGCAAGGCAACATCGCGGCTGCTGTGGCGTGCAgaccgaagaagaaggcagGACAGCGGCGGCCAATGAATGCGTCCATCCTTTTTTGTAAACGGCATCGGTCAGTGTTGAAGGAGCACTACCCGGAGGAAAACag GGAAACCACAAAAAAGCTTGgcaaatggtggaaaaatgcaaaagcgaaacagaaaaaaccctACCAGCTGCTGGCGGAAAAG AACAAAACTAAGTTTCTGGACGTTAATCCAAGTTTCCGGTGGTGCAAAAGTTCCACCATGGCGTCGTGTGACAAAAACGTTGATGACGAACCAGTTTTGAGTAAAGTAAAGACTGAGCCAATGGAGACCGAACCGGAGGCAACCCTATCGCCTGATCTATTGGAGGCGGCCCAAGCTTTGTTGAGCTTGCGTGGAAGCGTCGAGGATCGCCGTCCGCTCACTACGTTCAAGCTGGCGGATGATTCGGACATGGAAAGCTTAAACAAACTTTGCGTCGAAACGCGCCAGTGCGGTGATAGAGCAG ATGCGGGACAGCCTTGGAAGCCACGATACAACCGAGTTTCCGAATCAGATCAATGTTCCACTGGTGTTGGTAATGTcccggatcaggttaatgatgGTACCGAAAGCACAACTCGTGCTGCTAGGTCTTGTAAGGCCAAGCGATACTATGACTTTATGAGTCATATGTACCCGAGTGTGCAGGCCAAACGTGCCACTAGCTCGAAGAAAACGCAGAAGGCGCACAATGATCGTACCAGTCGGCATCGCGAGTCAAATACGGGATGTCTAGTGGAACCCACAGATGTAGAAGCATTGAACAAAAACCTGGAACGGGAACTAGACAAAGAGCTTATGAACATACCCGCGCTTAGTATCGATCTTTTCCGTGCCATTCAGAACAACGAACAGAACACCACAGAACCCTGCCATCTAGCGTCTGGCTCGAAAGCCACAACAAAGATTTTCATGCGGCCATCGTCTCCGGAAGCTACTACCGGCTATACAAGGTCTACGCCGGAAAACCGGATTTCTGTGGTGCCATCGACCGTGCAACCGGTACCACCGCCAGCCACCAATCCCGTCGGTTGCCGGAAGCGGAAGCAACCTCGAGAAAAAATAATCCGGTATGTCCTACCCAGGACTGACCAAAGATAG